In a single window of the Centropristis striata isolate RG_2023a ecotype Rhode Island chromosome 18, C.striata_1.0, whole genome shotgun sequence genome:
- the LOC131990614 gene encoding F-box only protein 30-like, protein MEEDHVHCMSCVNQRCMVRPQPGISCDLLTCPLVCGAVFHSCKVDEHHLMCPLLRVPCLNSGYGCPATLVRNQMYAHLEVCPAGVVCCTMEWNRWPVSCLDYTSYESLSRGVEEVEQLDMALALQDQRTLLESLKVIAMAPTAEGEPLVPVSKENRAKDPTSTPEASTMIESSSQSSSSRQPQPPPPGSAKDRILSGINGLNEEHFSKLYEATVETARSLAAALDFVSSSSSVDISTECVNREAAMQRSISGNNGDLENRLEDKKPVSPGGLKKREMEEQSVCSSCLRGSGALTGTDLKVLKTTNGPLSGEMEACLETTHPVEVQDDTNAGVSQEPVTPPMASPVHVSQGVAQRAGHVVLEDRGLVVLENHGAERKFHNYQFFRGHSQWSLPNGRISFNPDRSLYRLRPKMEDKAVDTSDLEQDDDPMGLGEIDLITAALLFCLEESRECRRISDTVFVDGYHVDFGTQTFTFPAAILVTNTRVGDIASASACDHAAPQLSYPSPFRTLRLGLVLEALEVEAVPHNRYLPANPRYQHMFPFVCGQALRRDQFSSHFINVHGDIHAGLNGWMEHRCPLAYYGCTFSQRRFYPSTPGAKIVHDRHLRSFGVQPCPRAYLPSDFPSDQISGLPIEILWHIAGFLDSFSLCQLSLVSRTMREVCASLLQARGIVELQWERRPCPGVPGTVSWQVKNRVWRFSTAFSPVLSWGFTDLPSMSDHLKKCHFNVVEHKTEPVPLPAMCTARDGQSLRRVLRHVNT, encoded by the exons ATGGAGGAGGACCATGTTCACTGCATGTCCTGTGTGAATCAGAGATGCATGGTCAGACCTCAGCCAGGCATTTCCTGCGATCTTCTCACCTGTCCTCTGGTGTGTGGGGCTGTATTTCACTCCTGCAAAGTTGATGAGCACCACCTTATGTGCCCACTGTTGAGGGTTCCCTGCCTAAACAGTGGCTATGGCTGCCCTGCCACTTTGGTGCGCAACCAGATGTATGCACACCTTGAAGTGTGCCCAGCTGGAGTGGTATGCTGCACCATGGAGTGGAACAGATGGCCTGTTAGCTGCCTGGACTATACCTCCTATGAGAGCCTGAGCCGTGGAGTGGAGGAGGTGGAACAGCTGGATATGGCGCTTGCTCTTCAGGACCAGCGTACACTACTGGAGTCCCTCAAGGTGATCGCCATGGCACCTACTGCAGAAGGAGAGCCGCTCGTCCCTGTTAGTAAGGAGAACAGGGCAAAAGACCCAACTTCCACCCCTGAGGCCTCCACCATGATTGAGTCATCTTCACAGTCATCATCCTCACGACAGCCACAACCACCTCCACCAGGCTCGGCAAAGGACAGAATACTCAGTGGAATTAATGGCTTGAACGAAGAGCACTTCAGTAAACTCTACGAGGCCACAGTGGAGACTGCAAGAAGCTTAGCTGCTGCTTTGGACTTTGTAAGCAGTTCCAGCTCTGTTGACATCAGCACAGAGTGTGTGAACAGAGAAGCTGCTATGCAGAGAAGTATATCGGGCAACAATGGAGACCTTGAGAATAGACTGGAAGACAAAAAACCGGTATCCCCTGGTGgtttgaaaaaaagagagatggaggagcAAAGTGTTTGTTCTAGCTGTTTGAGAGGAAGTGGGGCTCTGACAGGAACAGATCTAAAGGTTTTAAAGACAACAAATGGACCACTGTCAGGAGAAATGGAGGCCTGTCTGGAGACAACCCATCCTGTTGAGGTCCAAGATGACACGAATGCTGGGGTTTCTCAGGAGCCAGTAACTCCTCCAATGGCATCTCCGGTGCATGTCAGCCAGGGTGTGGCACAGAGGGCTGGTCATGTGGTCCTAGAAGATAGGGGGCTAGTTGTTTTAGAAAACCATGGGGCTGAGCGTAAATTCCACAACTACCAGTTTTTTAGGGGCCACAGCCAATGGTCATTACCTAATGGACGGATAAGTTTCAACCCAGACAGGTCACTGTATAGACTGCGGCCCAAAATGGAGGACAAGGCAGTAGATACCTCAGATCTGGAACAGGATGACGACCCCATGGGTCTGGGAGAAATTGATCTGATCACAGCAGCACTGCTCTTTTGTTTAGAGGAGTCCAGAGAGTGCAGAAGGATCTCTGACACAGTCTTTGTTGATGGCTACCATGTTGACTTTGGCACACAGACTTTCACTTTTCCTGCAGCAATCCTGGTAACCAACACTAGAGTTGGTGACATTGCCTCTGCATCTGCCTGTGACCATGCTGCCCCCCAGCTGTCCTACCCCAGCCCTTTTCGCACACTCCGTCTCGGCCTTGTCCTGGAAGCTCTGGAGGTCGAGGCAGTCCCACATAACCGCTACCTCCCCGCTAACCCTCGCTACCAGCACATGTTCCCCTTCGTCTGTGGGCAGGCATTGCGCCGGGACCAGTTTTCTTCCCATTTCATAAATGTCCATGGGGACATTCACGCAGGTCTCAATGGCTGGATGGAGCACCGCTGCCCCTTGGCTTATTATGGCTGCACATTTTCTCAGCGGAGGTTTTACCCATCCACCCCGGGGGCCAAAATTGTTCATGACAGACACCTTCGGTCCTTTGGGGTTCAGCCGTGCCCAAGGGCATATCTTCCAAGTGACTTCCCATCTGACCAAATTAGTGGGCTTCCCATCGAGATACTGTGGCACATAGCTGGGTTCCTGGACAGTTTCAGCCTGTGCCAGCTGTCACTAGTGTCACGGACTATGAGGGAGGTGTGTGCCAGTCTCCTCCAGGCCAGGGGCATAGTGGAGCTGCAGTGGGAGCGAAGACCATGCCCTGGTGTCCCTGGCACTGTGTCATGGCAGGTCAAAAATAGA gtGTGGAGATTCAGCACTGCCTTCAGCCCAGTGTTGTCATGGGGTTTCACTGATCTCCCCAGCATGTCAGACCATCTTAAGAAGTGCCACTTCAACGTTGTGGAGCACAAGACCGAGCCTGTTCCCCTTCCTGCCATGTGTACGGCACGAGACGGACAGTCGCTGCGTCGCGTCCTGCGTCACGTTAACACCTGA